In the genome of Fuerstiella sp., one region contains:
- a CDS encoding helix-turn-helix domain-containing protein encodes MDEGLLYTDGELADLLKVSRSTVRRMWFRQELPAPLKIGAVIRWRQSEIRQWLVEHQTHTLYDDSTSRIF; translated from the coding sequence ATGGACGAAGGTTTACTTTACACAGATGGGGAATTGGCCGACCTGCTGAAGGTCAGTCGCTCAACGGTCCGGCGTATGTGGTTCCGCCAGGAACTGCCGGCCCCCCTGAAAATCGGGGCTGTGATTCGTTGGCGACAATCTGAGATTCGGCAATGGCTGGTCGAGCACCAGACACACACGCTGTATGACG